One genomic segment of Deltaproteobacteria bacterium includes these proteins:
- a CDS encoding HAD family hydrolase, translating into MQALSQILKEISNQPPGASLVVFDLDSTLFDLAIRVTAILDQYARAPGNKARFPLECEALKRIEIRKGDWGLTEPLERLGISASSHPEFVSDIQEAWAKGFFSNSFLQHDLPLPGAVQFVKDVMSAGADVVYLTGRDIPRMGSGTRQSLIETGFPLNDGSARMVLKPSADMEDAAFKVDEIVTYRTKYQQIWLFENEPVNINAVSKRCPEVKMVFVDTCHSGLEEVHDSISKIPHFEIALTEFE; encoded by the coding sequence ATGCAGGCTCTCAGCCAGATCTTAAAAGAAATCTCGAATCAACCACCGGGTGCAAGCTTGGTGGTTTTTGATCTCGATTCAACTTTGTTCGACCTCGCAATTCGCGTGACCGCGATCCTCGATCAGTACGCGCGCGCTCCAGGAAATAAAGCTCGGTTTCCTCTTGAATGTGAAGCGCTGAAACGCATTGAAATCAGAAAGGGTGATTGGGGTTTAACCGAGCCCCTTGAGCGCCTCGGTATAAGCGCATCCTCGCATCCTGAATTTGTTAGTGACATCCAAGAAGCTTGGGCAAAGGGCTTTTTTTCGAACAGTTTTCTTCAACATGATTTACCTCTGCCGGGCGCGGTTCAATTTGTCAAAGACGTCATGAGCGCCGGAGCCGATGTTGTCTATCTTACTGGACGCGATATTCCCCGGATGGGATCTGGCACCCGCCAATCATTGATCGAAACCGGCTTTCCGTTGAATGATGGTTCTGCGCGCATGGTTTTGAAACCTAGTGCGGACATGGAGGACGCCGCTTTTAAAGTGGACGAGATCGTGACCTATCGGACCAAATACCAGCAGATCTGGCTTTTCGAAAATGAGCCCGTCAACATCAACGCTGTTTCGAAGCGCTGCCCGGAAGTTAAAATGGTTTTCGTGGACACTTGTCATAGCGGACTTGAAGAAGTGCACGATTCGATTTCCAAGATTCCCCATTTTGAAATTGCTTTGACCGAGTTCGAGTAA